The proteins below are encoded in one region of Bosea sp. BIWAKO-01:
- the cysK gene encoding cysteine synthase A, giving the protein MAEAAQKLYPAQDKAPGRGRVYESITDTIGDTPLVRLNRLPAERGVKATILAKLEFFNPISSVKDRIGVNMVDALEASGVLKPGGTLIEPTSGNTGIALAFVAAARGYRLILVMPETMSLERRKMLALLGAELVLTPGPGGMRGAVAKAEELKAEIPGAIIPQQFENPANPEIHRKTTAEEIWNDTNGEIDIFVSGVGTGGTITGVGQVLKPRRPGLKVIAVEPEDSPVLSGGQPGPHKIQGIGAGFVPGVLDRSVIDEVVTVGNQTSFDTARALARLEGIPAGISSGAAVAAALEIGARPGNEGKTIVVIIPSFAERYISSALFEGL; this is encoded by the coding sequence ATGGCCGAAGCAGCACAGAAGCTCTATCCCGCACAGGACAAGGCGCCCGGTCGGGGCCGGGTCTATGAGTCGATCACCGATACGATCGGTGACACTCCTCTGGTACGGCTGAACCGTCTCCCGGCAGAACGCGGCGTCAAGGCGACGATCCTTGCCAAGCTCGAATTCTTCAACCCGATCTCCAGCGTCAAGGATCGTATCGGCGTCAACATGGTCGACGCGCTGGAAGCCTCGGGCGTTCTGAAGCCGGGCGGCACGCTGATCGAGCCGACCTCGGGCAATACCGGCATCGCGCTCGCCTTCGTCGCAGCCGCGCGCGGCTACCGCCTGATCCTGGTCATGCCGGAAACGATGTCGCTGGAGCGTCGCAAGATGCTGGCCCTGCTCGGCGCCGAACTCGTGTTGACGCCCGGCCCGGGCGGCATGCGTGGTGCCGTGGCCAAGGCCGAAGAGCTCAAGGCCGAGATCCCGGGCGCGATCATTCCGCAACAGTTCGAGAATCCGGCCAACCCCGAGATTCACCGCAAGACGACCGCCGAAGAGATCTGGAACGACACCAACGGCGAAATCGACATCTTTGTCTCCGGCGTCGGCACCGGCGGCACGATCACCGGTGTCGGCCAGGTGCTGAAGCCACGCCGGCCCGGGCTGAAGGTCATCGCGGTCGAGCCTGAGGACTCCCCGGTTCTCTCCGGCGGCCAACCCGGTCCGCACAAGATCCAGGGCATCGGCGCCGGTTTCGTTCCCGGCGTGCTCGATCGCTCGGTGATCGACGAGGTGGTGACTGTCGGCAACCAGACCTCCTTCGACACCGCTCGCGCGCTGGCCCGCCTCGAAGGCATCCCGGCCGGCATCTCCTCGGGCGCGGCAGTCGCTGCCGCGCTGGAAATCGGCGCGCGTCCCGGCAATGAAGGCAAGACCATCGTCGTGATCATCCCCTCCTTCGCCGAGCGCTATATTTCGAGCGCTCTCTTCGAAGGCCTGTGA
- a CDS encoding GNAT family N-acetyltransferase — MISSTLQVVRLSETLPDDFSALQDEAAAEGYRFVDGLRDEWQSGRYRDADERNALFAVFRDGVLAAIGAVTPDPYDPAPDLLRIRHVYVRPTGRRGGVGRLLASALVQQGLSLAPRLSLNAADSGAAAFWEVMGFKPDRAGTRRSHLLTR, encoded by the coding sequence GTGATCTCCAGCACGCTTCAGGTCGTCCGGCTCAGCGAAACGCTGCCGGACGATTTTTCTGCCCTGCAGGACGAAGCGGCGGCCGAAGGCTACCGCTTCGTCGACGGTTTGCGGGACGAGTGGCAATCCGGCCGTTATCGTGACGCCGACGAGCGGAATGCCCTGTTTGCGGTGTTTCGCGATGGGGTGCTCGCCGCAATCGGCGCGGTGACGCCGGACCCTTATGACCCGGCGCCCGACCTCCTGCGCATTCGCCATGTCTATGTGCGGCCAACCGGCCGACGCGGAGGCGTCGGCCGCCTGCTCGCGAGCGCACTCGTGCAACAGGGGCTATCATTGGCGCCGAGGCTCTCGCTCAACGCCGCGGATTCCGGCGCTGCCGCCTTCTGGGAAGTTATGGGCTTCAAGCCCGATCGCGCCGGTACACGCCGCAGTCATCTGCTCACGCGCTAG
- a CDS encoding VOC family protein has protein sequence MLTVQDKVSSPVRLEAYDAPFHIGAVSLRVRDLPRLTAFYRDAIGLTLITEEPGLSVLGVDGVPLVRLEAGASAPISAAGLFHLAILLPSRGDLANWLAHAARTRVPLEGASNHLVSEALYLSDPEGNGIEIYRDRSRPEWPRLDGGAIKMSTDRLDLDQLLRESDGAAYPGMPSGTGMGHVHLRVGDTAQAEGFYRDGLGFDVMVHYPGASFLATGGYHHHIAVNVWGSRGAGLRADSDAGLASFELVATDDQAFATMRTRMIAAGGRDEGGTVTVADPWNNRLILRR, from the coding sequence ATGCTCACGGTTCAGGACAAGGTTTCGTCACCGGTACGGCTTGAGGCCTATGACGCGCCCTTTCATATTGGCGCGGTCTCCTTGCGGGTGCGCGATCTGCCGCGCCTGACGGCCTTTTATCGCGACGCGATCGGGCTGACGCTGATCACGGAGGAGCCCGGCCTCTCGGTGCTGGGTGTCGACGGCGTGCCGCTGGTGCGGCTCGAAGCGGGGGCGAGCGCGCCGATATCGGCCGCCGGCCTTTTCCATCTCGCGATCCTGCTGCCCTCGCGCGGTGACCTCGCCAACTGGCTGGCGCATGCGGCCAGAACCCGAGTGCCGCTCGAAGGCGCCTCGAACCATCTCGTCAGCGAGGCGCTCTACCTCTCCGATCCGGAAGGCAACGGCATCGAGATCTATCGTGATCGCAGCCGGCCGGAATGGCCGCGTCTCGATGGCGGCGCCATCAAGATGTCGACCGACCGGCTCGATCTCGACCAGCTCTTGCGTGAGTCGGACGGAGCCGCCTATCCCGGCATGCCGAGCGGCACGGGCATGGGGCATGTTCATTTGCGCGTCGGCGATACCGCGCAGGCCGAGGGCTTCTACCGCGACGGGCTCGGCTTTGACGTGATGGTGCATTATCCCGGCGCCAGCTTCCTCGCGACCGGTGGCTACCACCACCATATCGCCGTCAATGTCTGGGGCAGCCGGGGGGCTGGCTTGCGGGCTGACAGCGACGCGGGGCTGGCGAGCTTCGAGCTGGTCGCCACTGACGACCAGGCCTTCGCGACTATGCGGACGCGGATGATCGCAGCCGGTGGTCGTGACGAGGGAGGCACCGTCACCGTTGCTGACCCCTGGAATAACCGTCTGATCCTGCGTCGCTAA
- a CDS encoding YihY/virulence factor BrkB family protein, whose protein sequence is MAFLKRITGAAGAGVVLGYVAEAISRWRARPSREEVARGRDAASPLEMTWLGWKDVLLRFAGNVADNRLSSLAGAVAFFTLLSLVPALSLLVALYRYFTDPLTIAGQLDSLTTVFPAAARELIREQAMRLATQSTTGLSLAVLVSLLVAAWSANAAVKAVFDALNIIYREREKRSFFKLNLISLLTTLSGVVLLMAALIAIAILPVISAFFPFHYELEQLVRLVRWPSFVVMATLAIACLYWIGPSRRRPRFAWVMPGAIAASLLWAAASWAFSWYVGTLGNYTATYGSLSTVVVFMTWLWLSAMIVLAGAELNAELEHQTERDTTIGRPKPLGRRGATMADRVGAAMADE, encoded by the coding sequence ATGGCCTTCTTGAAACGCATCACGGGCGCAGCGGGCGCGGGGGTGGTGCTGGGCTACGTGGCCGAGGCGATCTCGCGCTGGCGCGCGCGGCCTTCGCGCGAGGAGGTTGCACGCGGCCGCGACGCGGCTTCGCCGCTCGAGATGACCTGGCTTGGCTGGAAGGATGTCCTGCTGCGCTTTGCCGGCAATGTTGCCGATAACCGCCTCAGTTCTCTGGCCGGCGCGGTCGCCTTCTTCACCTTGCTTTCGCTCGTCCCGGCGCTCTCGCTCCTTGTCGCGCTGTACCGCTATTTCACCGACCCGCTGACCATCGCCGGCCAGCTCGACAGCCTCACCACGGTCTTTCCGGCTGCCGCACGCGAGTTGATCCGCGAGCAGGCGATGCGGCTTGCGACACAATCCACCACCGGCCTGTCCCTTGCTGTCCTGGTCAGCCTGCTCGTGGCGGCCTGGAGTGCGAACGCTGCGGTGAAGGCGGTCTTCGATGCGCTCAACATCATCTATCGCGAACGGGAGAAGCGCAGCTTCTTCAAGCTGAACCTGATCTCGCTGCTGACCACGCTGAGCGGGGTCGTGCTGCTGATGGCGGCGCTGATCGCGATCGCCATCCTGCCGGTCATCTCCGCGTTCTTCCCGTTCCACTACGAACTCGAGCAACTGGTCCGGCTGGTGCGCTGGCCGAGCTTCGTCGTGATGGCGACGCTGGCGATCGCCTGCCTCTACTGGATCGGGCCGAGCAGGCGGCGGCCGCGCTTCGCCTGGGTCATGCCGGGCGCGATCGCCGCCTCGCTGCTCTGGGCCGCTGCGTCATGGGCCTTCTCCTGGTATGTCGGCACGCTCGGCAATTACACGGCGACCTATGGCTCGCTCTCGACGGTGGTGGTCTTCATGACCTGGCTCTGGCTGTCGGCAATGATCGTGCTCGCCGGCGCCGAACTCAATGCCGAGCTCGAGCATCAGACCGAGCGCGACACCACGATCGGCCGACCCAAGCCTCTCGGCCGCAGGGGCGCGACCATGGCGGACAGGGTTGGTGCTGCCATGGCGGACGAGTAG
- a CDS encoding outer membrane protein, translated as MKMFLKAGLASLALLAGGAASAADMPYRKGTLPPAPALPEFFSWTGFYAGGQIGYSWGSERTRFIASNGIGAAFTSDTDSVLGGGHAGFNYQFGSYVLGIEGDIEALNSDGRFRHSLGIGEVKRDWQASVRGRLGFAMDRFMIYATGGATFTEFDQQLFDPVSGARDSAQTSRSGWSVGGGLSFALTDHLIAGVEYRYTDFGRFNRLARGAFLGVTTDQDSTLHSVRTSLSYKF; from the coding sequence ATGAAGATGTTCCTGAAAGCCGGTCTTGCGAGCCTCGCACTTCTGGCTGGCGGCGCGGCCTCCGCGGCGGACATGCCCTATCGCAAGGGTACGCTGCCGCCGGCTCCTGCACTACCGGAGTTCTTTTCCTGGACCGGGTTCTACGCCGGCGGCCAGATTGGTTATTCCTGGGGCTCGGAGCGCACCCGCTTCATCGCCTCCAACGGCATCGGCGCGGCTTTCACCTCCGACACCGATTCGGTGCTCGGCGGCGGACATGCCGGCTTCAACTACCAGTTCGGCTCCTATGTCCTCGGCATCGAAGGCGATATCGAGGCCCTGAATAGCGATGGTCGCTTCCGTCATTCTCTCGGCATCGGTGAGGTGAAACGCGACTGGCAGGCCTCCGTGCGCGGTCGCCTCGGCTTTGCGATGGACCGCTTCATGATCTACGCCACGGGTGGCGCGACCTTCACTGAGTTCGACCAGCAGCTCTTCGATCCCGTCTCGGGAGCACGTGACAGCGCCCAGACCTCGCGCTCGGGCTGGAGCGTGGGCGGCGGTCTTTCCTTTGCGCTGACCGACCACCTGATCGCCGGAGTCGAATATCGCTACACCGATTTCGGCCGGTTCAACCGCCTGGCGCGCGGCGCTTTCCTTGGCGTGACGACCGATCAGGATTCGACGCTGCACAGCGTCCGCACAAGCCTGAGCTACAAGTTCTGA
- the recR gene encoding recombination mediator RecR: protein MSRAIAGPEIERLIQLLAKLPGLGPRSARRAALHLVKKREQLLGPLAEAMATARERIVVCTTCGNIDTSNPCSVCRDARRDDGVIVVVADVADLWALERSGAVSGRYHVLGGVLSALDGIRPEHLTLDALVARASDPVVKEVILALNATVDGQTTAHFITDLLAHLPVKVTKLAHGVPVGGELDYLDDGTLAAAIRQRTGF, encoded by the coding sequence ATGTCACGCGCCATTGCCGGCCCCGAGATCGAGCGGCTGATACAGCTTCTCGCCAAGCTGCCGGGCCTCGGACCGCGTTCGGCCCGGCGTGCGGCGCTGCATCTCGTCAAGAAGCGCGAGCAGCTCCTGGGTCCGCTCGCCGAGGCCATGGCGACGGCGCGCGAGCGCATCGTCGTCTGCACGACCTGCGGCAATATCGATACCAGCAATCCCTGCTCGGTCTGTCGGGACGCTCGCCGCGACGATGGGGTGATCGTCGTCGTCGCGGACGTCGCCGACCTATGGGCGCTCGAGCGTTCGGGCGCTGTTTCGGGGCGCTATCATGTTCTGGGCGGCGTACTCTCGGCGCTTGACGGTATCCGGCCCGAGCACCTGACGCTCGATGCGCTGGTGGCCCGTGCCTCCGATCCGGTCGTGAAGGAGGTTATCCTGGCGCTCAACGCCACGGTCGACGGGCAGACCACGGCGCATTTCATCACCGATCTGCTTGCCCATTTGCCGGTCAAGGTGACGAAGCTCGCCCATGGCGTGCCGGTCGGCGGCGAGCTCGACTATCTCGACGACGGCACGCTCGCTGCCGCCATTCGCCAGCGCACGGGCTTCTGA
- a CDS encoding YbaB/EbfC family nucleoid-associated protein, with protein sequence MRDMMGLMKQAQQMQQKMADVQAELDTIEVEGASGGGMVSVTMTAKGALKSVRIDPSLMMADEREILEDLIVAASTDARARAERVMQERMAEITKGLPIPPGMKLF encoded by the coding sequence ATGCGCGACATGATGGGCCTGATGAAGCAGGCGCAGCAGATGCAGCAGAAAATGGCCGATGTTCAGGCCGAGCTCGACACGATCGAGGTCGAGGGCGCCTCCGGCGGCGGCATGGTCAGCGTGACGATGACCGCCAAGGGCGCGCTCAAGTCGGTCCGGATCGACCCGAGCCTGATGATGGCCGATGAGCGCGAGATTCTCGAAGATCTGATCGTCGCGGCCAGCACCGACGCCCGCGCTCGCGCCGAGCGCGTGATGCAGGAGCGCATGGCTGAAATCACCAAGGGCCTGCCGATCCCGCCCGGCATGAAACTGTTCTGA